A region of Streptomyces sp. NBC_01264 DNA encodes the following proteins:
- a CDS encoding NADPH-dependent 2,4-dienoyl-CoA reductase, producing the protein MSPQSRYPHLLSPLDLGFTTLPNRVIMGSMHTGLEEHERGFERLAAFYAERARGGAGLIVTGGIAPNDAGRPFEGGARLTTEEEAAEHRVITDAVHAEGGKIAMQILHFGRYAYHKDLVAPSALQAPISPFVPNALTDAEVERTIEDFVRAARLAKLAGYDGVEIMGSEGYLVNEFIAAATNKRTDRWGGAYENRVRFPLEIVRRTREAVGEEFILVYRLSMLDLVPGGSTLDEVVHLAKEVEAAGATIINTGIGWHEARIPTIATSVPRGAYTWVTKRLMGAVSVPLVTSNRINTPEIAEELLADGRADLVSLARPFLADADFVAKAAAGRSETINTCIGCNQACLDHTFSGKLTTCLVNPRACNETELILSPTQLKKRVAVVGAGPAGLACAVSAAGRGHAVTLYEASGHIGGQLDIARRIPGKEEFEETIRYYGTQLAEHAVEVKLNTRADVETLRGYDEVVVATGVTPRIPDIEGVDGANVVSYLDVLQGRAPVGQRVAVLGAGGIGFDVAEFLTDSGEGASQDPEVYFRHWGVDTAYTGPGGLTAPERPAAPRQVHLLQRKATKVGAGLGTTTGWIHRAELKHRGVVSVAGAAYDRIDGEGLHITVDGEQRLVPADTVVLCTGQEPRRDLYEALRAAGIEAHLIGGADVAAELDAKRAIRQGTELAAAL; encoded by the coding sequence ATGAGTCCCCAGAGCCGGTACCCGCACCTGCTGAGCCCCCTGGACCTCGGTTTCACCACCCTGCCGAACCGCGTGATCATGGGCTCCATGCACACCGGCCTCGAAGAGCACGAGCGGGGCTTCGAGCGTCTCGCCGCCTTCTACGCCGAGCGCGCCCGCGGCGGCGCGGGTCTGATCGTCACCGGTGGCATAGCCCCGAACGACGCGGGCCGCCCCTTCGAGGGAGGCGCCCGCCTCACCACCGAGGAGGAGGCCGCCGAGCACCGGGTGATCACCGACGCGGTGCACGCCGAGGGCGGGAAGATCGCGATGCAGATCCTCCACTTCGGCCGCTACGCCTACCACAAGGACCTGGTCGCCCCCAGCGCCCTCCAGGCCCCCATCAGCCCCTTCGTCCCGAACGCGCTCACCGACGCCGAAGTCGAGCGCACCATCGAGGACTTCGTCCGCGCCGCCCGCCTCGCCAAGCTGGCCGGCTACGACGGCGTCGAGATCATGGGCTCCGAGGGCTACCTGGTCAACGAGTTCATCGCCGCCGCCACCAACAAGCGCACCGACCGCTGGGGCGGCGCCTACGAGAACCGCGTGCGCTTCCCGCTGGAGATCGTCCGGCGCACCCGCGAGGCCGTCGGCGAGGAGTTCATCCTCGTCTACCGCCTCTCGATGCTCGACCTCGTCCCCGGCGGCTCCACCCTCGACGAGGTCGTCCACCTCGCCAAGGAGGTCGAGGCGGCCGGCGCCACCATCATCAACACCGGCATCGGCTGGCACGAGGCCCGCATCCCCACCATCGCCACCTCCGTCCCGCGCGGTGCCTACACCTGGGTCACCAAGCGGCTGATGGGCGCGGTCTCCGTCCCCCTCGTCACCAGCAACCGCATCAACACCCCGGAAATCGCGGAGGAGTTGCTCGCGGACGGCCGCGCCGACCTGGTCTCGCTCGCCCGCCCCTTCCTCGCCGACGCCGATTTCGTCGCCAAGGCCGCAGCCGGGCGCTCCGAGACCATCAACACCTGCATCGGCTGCAACCAGGCCTGCCTGGACCACACCTTCAGCGGCAAGCTGACCACCTGCCTGGTCAACCCGCGCGCCTGCAACGAGACGGAACTCATCCTGTCTCCCACCCAGTTGAAGAAGCGCGTCGCCGTCGTCGGAGCCGGACCGGCCGGCCTGGCCTGCGCCGTCTCCGCGGCGGGCCGCGGTCACGCCGTCACGCTCTACGAGGCCTCCGGCCACATCGGCGGCCAGCTCGACATCGCCCGCCGGATCCCCGGCAAGGAGGAGTTCGAGGAGACCATCCGCTACTACGGCACCCAGCTCGCCGAGCACGCGGTCGAGGTCAAACTGAACACCCGCGCCGACGTCGAGACCCTGCGCGGCTACGACGAGGTCGTCGTCGCCACCGGCGTCACCCCCCGCATCCCCGACATCGAGGGCGTCGACGGCGCGAACGTCGTCAGCTACCTGGACGTCCTGCAGGGCCGCGCCCCCGTCGGGCAGCGCGTCGCCGTCCTCGGCGCCGGCGGAATCGGCTTCGACGTCGCCGAGTTCCTCACCGACAGCGGCGAAGGCGCCTCCCAGGACCCGGAGGTCTACTTCCGCCACTGGGGCGTGGACACCGCCTACACCGGCCCCGGCGGCCTCACGGCCCCCGAGCGGCCCGCCGCGCCGCGCCAGGTGCACCTGCTGCAGCGCAAGGCCACCAAGGTCGGCGCCGGGCTCGGCACCACCACCGGGTGGATCCACCGGGCGGAGCTCAAGCACCGCGGTGTCGTCTCCGTCGCGGGGGCCGCGTACGACCGGATCGACGGCGAGGGCCTGCACATCACGGTGGACGGCGAGCAGCGCCTCGTACCCGCCGACACGGTGGTCCTGTGCACCGGCCAGGAACCGCGCCGCGACCTGTACGAGGCCCTGCGCGCGGCCGGCATCGAGGCGCACCTGATCGGCGGCGCCGACGTGGCCGCCGAACTGGACGCCAAGCGGGCCATCCGCCAGGGCACGGAACTGGCCGCCGCCCTCTGA
- a CDS encoding universal stress protein codes for MSQNTEPLIVVGVDGSNHSKQALRWGVGQAKAIGGRVHAVMSWEWNTNPFGVSAAEQTELVHAEDAARQKLADTVAEAVGTSPGVPVFRRVEQGSPARVLVEASKEAALTVVGTRGYGGIKGALLGSVSQQVVQYAASTVVVVREDGSA; via the coding sequence GTGAGCCAGAACACCGAGCCTCTGATCGTCGTCGGCGTGGACGGTTCGAACCACTCGAAGCAGGCCCTGCGCTGGGGCGTGGGCCAGGCGAAGGCCATCGGCGGCCGCGTGCACGCCGTGATGAGCTGGGAGTGGAACACCAACCCCTTCGGTGTCAGCGCGGCCGAACAGACCGAGCTGGTCCACGCCGAGGACGCGGCCCGGCAGAAGCTCGCCGACACCGTGGCGGAGGCGGTCGGCACCTCGCCCGGCGTTCCGGTCTTCCGCCGGGTGGAGCAGGGCTCGCCCGCGCGGGTGCTGGTGGAGGCCTCGAAGGAGGCGGCGCTGACGGTGGTCGGCACCCGCGGCTACGGCGGCATCAAGGGCGCCCTGCTGGGCTCGGTGAGCCAGCAGGTGGTGCAGTACGCGGCCAGCACGGTCGTCGTGGTCCGCGAGGACGGCTCCGCCTGA
- a CDS encoding winged helix-turn-helix transcriptional regulator — translation MEWLEVSTENCPVQRALDVVGEKWTLLILRDAVNGVRRFDGFHRHIGLSEAVLSDRLRKLTAAGVLTTVSYREPGRRSRNEYRLTRKGWDLWPVLMALGQWGETYALGPDVPRPVLDVTHTDCGAPVRVTVQCTAEHIALTPQDVTVRPGPGARGSS, via the coding sequence ATGGAGTGGCTTGAGGTCAGTACGGAGAACTGCCCCGTCCAGCGCGCGCTCGACGTGGTCGGGGAGAAGTGGACGCTGCTGATACTGCGCGACGCCGTCAACGGGGTGCGCCGCTTCGACGGCTTCCACCGTCACATCGGCCTCTCGGAGGCCGTCCTCAGTGACCGCCTGCGGAAGCTGACCGCGGCCGGAGTGCTGACGACCGTCAGCTACCGGGAACCGGGACGGCGCTCCCGCAACGAGTACCGCCTGACCCGTAAGGGCTGGGACCTGTGGCCCGTCCTGATGGCGCTCGGCCAGTGGGGCGAGACGTACGCCCTCGGCCCCGATGTCCCCCGCCCCGTCCTGGACGTGACCCACACCGACTGTGGCGCCCCGGTCCGCGTCACCGTCCAGTGCACCGCGGAGCACATCGCCCTGACCCCGCAGGACGTCACCGTCCGCCCGGGGCCGGGCGCGCGCGGCTCCTCCTGA
- a CDS encoding ABC transporter substrate-binding protein: MAGTFFATSACGMSGGAGDVKEGEKTGRVTGQITFRTLQLKPMFTSYVQGVIDAFEKKYPDAKVTWEDVPGDGYNEKIVADAQAGALPDVVNLSTDSFQLLGDRGMLADLAKLDPEVAKDYVPGVWEQFKLPGKGDSVFAYPWYVTPEILTYNKELFEKAGLDPAEPPTTVERFFDYAERIAAKSEGKYSAFMADPKGRLPGDWQKMGVPILNEKQDRFTFDTDKAVAWVERMKDLYAKGAMPKESLLKQDDINQLYGGGKIVFGPGSPGFVKDIKQNAPQIYANTQVANAVTGQLGHIGIYAQSLGIKKDTEHMDAATEFAKWLTNGPNQVAFSKRATIYPSNATGLADPFFSDKGDGKDAETLARAVGAEQLKTAGLDANTPVQWTNQVGDVVVREMQKAIKGEQDAKTAVKKAQEEANKLLAKTAQR, encoded by the coding sequence GTGGCCGGCACTTTCTTCGCGACCTCCGCGTGCGGAATGAGCGGCGGCGCCGGCGACGTGAAGGAGGGGGAGAAGACCGGCAGGGTGACCGGTCAGATCACGTTCCGCACGCTCCAGCTGAAGCCCATGTTCACGTCGTACGTCCAGGGGGTCATCGACGCGTTCGAGAAGAAGTACCCCGACGCGAAGGTCACATGGGAGGACGTGCCGGGCGACGGCTACAACGAGAAGATCGTCGCCGACGCCCAGGCGGGAGCCCTCCCCGACGTGGTCAACCTCTCCACCGACTCCTTCCAGCTCCTCGGCGACCGCGGCATGCTGGCCGACCTCGCGAAGCTGGACCCCGAGGTGGCCAAGGACTACGTCCCCGGCGTCTGGGAGCAGTTCAAGCTGCCCGGCAAGGGGGACAGCGTGTTCGCGTACCCCTGGTACGTGACCCCGGAGATCCTGACGTACAACAAGGAGCTCTTCGAGAAGGCCGGTCTCGACCCCGCCGAGCCGCCGACCACGGTCGAGCGGTTCTTCGACTACGCCGAGCGGATCGCCGCCAAGTCGGAGGGCAAGTACTCCGCCTTCATGGCCGACCCCAAGGGCCGACTGCCCGGGGACTGGCAGAAGATGGGCGTCCCGATCCTGAACGAGAAGCAGGACCGGTTCACCTTCGACACCGACAAGGCCGTCGCGTGGGTCGAGCGGATGAAGGACCTGTACGCCAAGGGCGCCATGCCCAAGGAGTCCCTGCTCAAGCAGGACGACATCAACCAGCTCTACGGCGGCGGCAAGATCGTCTTCGGGCCTGGCTCCCCGGGCTTCGTCAAGGACATCAAGCAGAACGCCCCGCAGATCTACGCGAACACGCAGGTCGCGAACGCCGTCACCGGGCAGCTCGGCCACATCGGCATCTACGCCCAGTCGCTCGGCATCAAGAAGGACACCGAGCACATGGACGCGGCGACCGAGTTCGCCAAGTGGCTCACCAACGGCCCCAACCAGGTGGCGTTCTCGAAGCGCGCGACCATCTACCCCTCCAACGCCACCGGACTCGCCGACCCCTTCTTCTCCGACAAGGGCGACGGCAAAGACGCGGAGACGCTGGCCCGCGCGGTCGGCGCCGAACAGCTGAAGACCGCGGGACTCGACGCCAACACCCCCGTCCAGTGGACCAACCAGGTCGGCGACGTGGTCGTGCGCGAGATGCAGAAGGCCATCAAGGGCGAGCAGGACGCCAAGACGGCGGTGAAGAAGGCACAGGAGGAGGCGAACAAGCTGCTCGCGAAGACGGCCCAGCGGTGA
- a CDS encoding L,D-transpeptidase, translated as MPAPPAPTSVPAPTLRAALAAAAAAVLLAGCGIAESDTDRLSRKVAAGSVDTVDSVDAVDAVDDAVDGVDTSASRPPGAPGPAPTATPDPTRSPAPEAALLRNPARQVRPAIAPAHGATVGIGQPVSLVFKGQKVDPALRAGIEGRVRIKTSTGVVGAWHWAEAKGDTYLHFRPREYWPAGTKVTLDARLAGVRLDARTAAAGDRQLAFTVGPAMVSKVDLAAHTLTLVKDGTPLRTIPVSGGEDRFKTREGVKTILSKDGTVLMDSRTIGIPRTSPDGFYGRYEWSMRETVSGEYVHAAPDNAESFGRANVSHGCIGMSVADAKWLYERSSVGDVIEVTGTTGKPMDRFGNGYGDWNLSWDEWLKGSTLGAFKA; from the coding sequence ATGCCCGCACCCCCCGCCCCTACCTCCGTCCCCGCCCCCACCCTCCGTGCCGCCCTGGCCGCCGCCGCGGCGGCGGTGCTGCTCGCCGGCTGCGGCATCGCGGAATCCGACACCGATCGGCTGAGCCGCAAGGTCGCGGCGGGGTCCGTGGACACCGTGGACTCCGTGGATGCGGTCGACGCCGTCGACGACGCCGTCGACGGCGTGGACACCTCCGCCTCCCGGCCGCCGGGCGCGCCCGGGCCCGCGCCGACCGCCACCCCCGACCCGACCCGCTCCCCCGCACCCGAGGCCGCGCTCCTGCGGAACCCGGCCCGCCAGGTGCGCCCGGCGATCGCCCCCGCCCACGGCGCGACGGTCGGCATCGGCCAGCCCGTCTCGCTGGTCTTCAAGGGCCAGAAGGTGGACCCGGCACTGCGGGCCGGCATCGAGGGCCGGGTGCGGATCAAGACCTCCACCGGGGTCGTCGGCGCCTGGCACTGGGCGGAGGCCAAGGGGGACACGTACCTCCACTTCCGGCCGCGCGAGTACTGGCCGGCGGGCACGAAGGTGACCTTGGACGCCCGCCTCGCGGGGGTGAGACTGGACGCGCGCACCGCGGCGGCCGGGGACCGCCAACTGGCCTTCACCGTGGGCCCCGCGATGGTCAGCAAGGTCGACCTCGCCGCGCACACGCTCACGCTGGTCAAGGACGGCACGCCCCTGCGTACCATCCCGGTCAGCGGCGGCGAGGACCGGTTCAAGACCCGCGAGGGCGTCAAGACGATCCTCAGCAAGGACGGCACGGTGCTGATGGACTCCCGGACGATCGGCATCCCGCGCACCAGCCCGGACGGTTTCTACGGCCGCTACGAGTGGAGCATGCGCGAAACGGTCAGCGGCGAGTACGTCCACGCCGCCCCCGACAACGCGGAGTCCTTCGGCAGGGCCAACGTCAGCCACGGCTGCATCGGCATGTCGGTGGCCGACGCGAAATGGCTGTACGAGCGGTCCTCCGTCGGCGACGTCATCGAGGTGACGGGCACGACCGGCAAGCCCATGGACCGCTTCGGCAACGGCTACGGCGACTGGAACCTGAGCTGGGACGAGTGGCTCAAGGGCAGCACCCTCGGCGCCTTCAAGGCCTGA
- a CDS encoding serine/threonine dehydratase, with protein MEQQLDAVSLDYGAVRAAAGRIAGAVRPVTVVPAGGGISYALEYLQHTGSFKARGARNFLAAHRAAGTLPGAGVTIASGGNAGLACAWAARAEGVTATVFLPATAPRVKVERLRGYGADVRLVGDRYAEALAACREFAAGSGALSSHAYDHPLIAAGAGTLLDEIRTALPGLDTVVVAVGGGGLFAGIATAAREHGVRVVAAEPENCRALNAALEAGRLVDVPVDSVASDSLGATRVSADALAAVREPNAVSVLVPDSAIVAARRALWDEHRIVVEAGAATALAAVRTAPGPLGERVAVVLCGANTDPADLGTVPA; from the coding sequence ATGGAACAGCAGCTCGACGCGGTGTCCCTCGACTACGGCGCCGTACGCGCCGCCGCCGGCCGGATCGCCGGGGCCGTGCGGCCCGTCACGGTGGTGCCGGCGGGCGGAGGGATCTCGTACGCCCTGGAGTACCTCCAGCACACCGGCTCCTTCAAGGCACGCGGAGCCCGCAACTTCCTCGCCGCCCACCGCGCCGCCGGCACCCTCCCCGGCGCCGGGGTCACCATCGCCTCCGGCGGCAACGCCGGGCTCGCCTGCGCCTGGGCGGCCCGCGCCGAGGGAGTGACCGCCACCGTGTTCCTGCCGGCCACGGCCCCGCGGGTGAAGGTGGAGCGGCTGCGCGGCTACGGGGCGGACGTACGGCTCGTCGGCGACCGGTACGCCGAAGCGCTCGCCGCCTGCCGGGAGTTCGCGGCCGGGAGCGGGGCGCTGAGCAGCCACGCGTACGACCATCCGCTCATCGCCGCGGGCGCCGGGACCCTGCTCGACGAGATCCGCACCGCCCTGCCCGGCCTGGACACGGTCGTCGTCGCGGTCGGCGGAGGCGGGCTGTTCGCGGGCATCGCGACCGCCGCGCGGGAACACGGCGTACGGGTCGTCGCGGCCGAGCCGGAGAACTGCCGGGCCCTGAACGCGGCCCTCGAAGCCGGCCGGCTCGTGGACGTCCCGGTGGACTCGGTGGCCTCCGACTCCCTCGGGGCCACCCGGGTCTCCGCGGACGCGCTCGCCGCCGTCCGTGAGCCGAACGCCGTGTCCGTCCTGGTCCCCGACTCGGCGATCGTCGCCGCCCGGCGCGCGCTCTGGGACGAACACCGCATCGTCGTCGAAGCGGGCGCCGCGACCGCCCTGGCGGCCGTACGCACCGCACCCGGACCGCTCGGCGAGCGGGTCGCCGTGGTGCTCTGCGGGGCCAACACCGACCCGGCGGACCTGGGTACGGTGCCGGCCTAG
- a CDS encoding TetR/AcrR family transcriptional regulator gives MGRVSQAQAEENRRRVVDTASRLLRERGTQVSVADLMKEAGLTHGAFYKQFASKEALVAEATAQAFAELALRHTAGLEQHDGQRGAAQQALIDAYLSVGHRDAPADGCPVAALATDMAREDGWPEARRVYTEGAARFADFLATDDQDGTVRLCTLLGALLLSRATKGSPLSEEILASAHAALTPAD, from the coding sequence ATGGGCCGCGTGTCGCAGGCACAGGCGGAGGAAAATCGCAGGCGGGTGGTGGACACCGCCTCCCGGCTCCTCAGGGAGCGGGGGACACAGGTCAGCGTCGCCGACCTGATGAAGGAGGCCGGCCTGACCCACGGCGCCTTCTACAAGCAGTTCGCCTCGAAGGAGGCGCTCGTGGCCGAGGCGACCGCCCAGGCCTTCGCCGAACTCGCCCTGCGGCACACCGCTGGGCTGGAGCAGCACGACGGGCAGCGGGGCGCCGCCCAGCAGGCCCTGATCGACGCCTATCTCTCGGTCGGGCACCGCGACGCCCCGGCGGACGGCTGCCCGGTCGCCGCGCTCGCCACCGACATGGCGCGGGAGGACGGGTGGCCGGAGGCCCGGCGCGTCTACACCGAGGGAGCGGCCCGGTTCGCCGATTTCCTCGCCACCGACGATCAGGACGGGACCGTCCGGCTCTGCACCCTGCTGGGCGCGCTGCTCCTGTCCCGGGCCACCAAGGGCTCGCCGCTCTCGGAGGAAATCCTCGCCTCGGCGCACGCGGCCCTGACGCCGGCCGACTGA
- a CDS encoding alpha/beta fold hydrolase, giving the protein MTTRKTEHHALTVNGGVRLAYEVTGPPDGPPVLLLPALGRTAADWAAVRDELARERRVFALNLRGHGASAWPCAYSLPLMRDDVLAFLDALGLERVDLVGHSLGGVVAYLAAAAQPHRIGRLVLEDAPAPLPREPVIPERPEGELAFDWAMVLAVRPQLDRPDPAWLADLARITAPTLVVYGGPTSHLAPASFDEVVRRIPDARLLTLPYGHLIHAAAPAEFTAAVAAFLAR; this is encoded by the coding sequence ATGACGACGCGGAAGACCGAACACCACGCCCTGACCGTGAACGGAGGCGTACGCCTCGCCTACGAGGTCACCGGCCCGCCGGACGGACCGCCGGTGCTGCTGCTCCCCGCGCTGGGCAGGACCGCCGCCGACTGGGCGGCCGTACGGGACGAACTCGCCCGGGAGCGGCGGGTGTTCGCGCTGAACCTGCGCGGCCACGGAGCCAGCGCATGGCCCTGCGCGTACTCGCTGCCGCTCATGCGGGACGACGTACTGGCCTTCCTGGACGCCCTCGGACTGGAGCGGGTGGACCTGGTGGGGCATTCGCTGGGGGGCGTCGTCGCGTACCTGGCGGCAGCCGCGCAGCCGCACCGGATCGGCCGCCTCGTCCTGGAGGACGCCCCGGCGCCGCTCCCCCGCGAGCCCGTGATCCCTGAACGCCCCGAGGGCGAGCTCGCCTTCGACTGGGCGATGGTGCTCGCGGTCCGGCCCCAGCTCGACCGTCCCGACCCGGCCTGGCTCGCGGACCTGGCGCGGATCACGGCCCCGACCCTGGTCGTGTACGGCGGCCCCACCAGCCACCTGGCGCCCGCCTCCTTCGACGAGGTGGTCCGCCGTATCCCGGACGCCCGCCTGCTCACCCTCCCGTACGGCCATCTGATCCACGCGGCGGCGCCGGCGGAGTTCACGGCGGCCGTGGCGGCGTTCCTCGCCCGGTGA
- a CDS encoding TetR family transcriptional regulator, whose product MPRRSAALDRATPATIAAAALRIIDEQGPAALSFRALAERLDVSHATVQRRCADLAGLLDLCTEHLAAQLPEIPAAVGWAGATEQRFSALYRLLAAHPGLMILRGGRPWLGRQLLARLVEPALADSVAAGMTPAEAMTAYRRMYLLTLGSAAFVDHRDPAAATAASRGALAALDPAEFPVLSAGMADVLPALTDHEVYYGALRQLIEANRPVGA is encoded by the coding sequence ATGCCGAGAAGGTCAGCCGCCCTGGACCGCGCCACACCCGCGACGATCGCCGCCGCCGCCCTGCGGATCATCGACGAGCAGGGGCCCGCCGCGCTCAGTTTCCGCGCGCTCGCCGAGCGGCTCGACGTCTCGCACGCCACCGTCCAGCGCCGGTGCGCCGACCTCGCCGGCCTGCTCGACCTCTGCACCGAGCACCTCGCCGCCCAGCTGCCCGAGATCCCGGCCGCGGTGGGCTGGGCCGGAGCCACCGAGCAGCGGTTCAGCGCGCTCTACCGGCTCCTCGCGGCCCACCCCGGGCTGATGATCCTGCGCGGCGGCCGCCCCTGGCTGGGCCGGCAGCTGCTCGCCCGGCTCGTGGAGCCGGCGCTCGCCGACAGCGTGGCCGCCGGGATGACCCCCGCCGAGGCGATGACCGCGTACCGGCGGATGTACCTGCTGACCCTGGGCAGCGCGGCCTTCGTCGACCACCGGGACCCGGCCGCCGCCACCGCCGCCTCGCGCGGGGCACTGGCCGCCCTGGACCCCGCCGAGTTCCCCGTGCTCTCGGCCGGGATGGCCGACGTACTGCCCGCGCTGACCGACCACGAGGTGTACTACGGCGCCCTGCGGCAGCTGATCGAGGCGAACCGGCCCGTGGGGGCCTGA
- a CDS encoding carbohydrate ABC transporter permease, which yields MLVATLMFPFESVMISMFLTVREMGLVDTLIGVWLPGAVSVLNIMIMRSAFLSVPKEVEEAVVLDGANEWTRFTRVFLPAAKGALAVVCITSFMGAWDDFLWPLLVLTNSDNYTLQLGLKTLAGATTVSDQRIIAAGAMAALIPMMLLFFALQRFFLFKGVGEGAVKT from the coding sequence GTGCTGGTGGCGACGCTGATGTTCCCCTTCGAGTCCGTGATGATCTCGATGTTCCTCACGGTCCGCGAGATGGGCCTGGTCGACACCCTCATCGGCGTCTGGCTGCCCGGCGCGGTCTCCGTCCTCAACATCATGATCATGCGATCGGCATTCCTCTCCGTCCCCAAGGAGGTCGAGGAGGCCGTGGTCCTGGACGGCGCGAACGAGTGGACCCGCTTCACCCGGGTCTTCCTCCCCGCCGCCAAGGGAGCCCTGGCCGTCGTCTGCATCACCAGCTTCATGGGCGCCTGGGACGACTTCCTCTGGCCCCTGCTGGTGCTGACCAACAGCGACAACTACACCCTCCAGCTCGGCCTGAAGACCCTGGCCGGCGCCACCACCGTCAGCGACCAGCGGATCATCGCCGCCGGTGCGATGGCCGCGCTGATCCCGATGATGCTGCTCTTCTTCGCCCTCCAGCGCTTCTTCCTCTTCAAGGGCGTGGGCGAGGGAGCCGTCAAGACCTGA
- a CDS encoding SDR family oxidoreductase has protein sequence MELKNAVAVVTGANRGLGRHLAAQLVERGAKVYAAARRPESVDLPGVTPLRLDVTDPESVREAARIASDATLLINNAGISTGATLIGGDPDEVRREMETNFFGPLTATRAFAPVIEGNGGGAVLNVLSVLSWAHPAHLGSYAATKAAAWALTGATREELASRGIAVSALHVGYMDTDMAAAVPADRKVSAADVAAQTLDGIEAGLAEIVADELTRQVKQGLAAAPQPIAA, from the coding sequence ATGGAACTGAAGAACGCGGTCGCGGTCGTCACCGGCGCCAACCGGGGCCTCGGGCGGCACCTGGCCGCCCAGCTCGTGGAGCGCGGCGCGAAGGTCTACGCGGCGGCCCGCCGCCCGGAGTCGGTCGACCTCCCCGGCGTCACCCCGCTGCGCCTGGACGTCACGGACCCGGAGTCCGTGCGGGAAGCAGCCCGCATCGCGTCCGACGCGACCCTGCTGATCAACAACGCGGGCATCTCCACCGGCGCGACGCTGATCGGAGGCGATCCGGACGAGGTGCGCCGGGAGATGGAGACCAACTTCTTCGGCCCGCTGACCGCGACCCGCGCCTTCGCCCCCGTCATCGAGGGCAACGGCGGCGGAGCCGTGCTCAACGTCCTGTCGGTGCTGTCCTGGGCACACCCCGCCCACCTCGGCTCCTACGCCGCCACCAAGGCCGCCGCCTGGGCCCTGACCGGCGCGACCCGCGAGGAGCTGGCATCCCGGGGCATCGCCGTCTCGGCCCTGCACGTGGGCTACATGGACACCGACATGGCCGCCGCCGTCCCCGCCGACCGGAAGGTCTCCGCCGCCGACGTCGCCGCCCAGACCCTGGACGGCATCGAGGCCGGCCTGGCGGAGATCGTCGCCGACGAGCTCACCCGGCAGGTCAAGCAGGGCCTCGCCGCCGCACCGCAGCCGATCGCGGCCTGA
- a CDS encoding universal stress protein gives MQTNSAATAPARPVLAAVDGSEHSLRTLDWALDTARSRGAALHVAHVRPEAPRFHAHGEALVPQPGGDADPVLDAVRARLAGRDDLPPVTCVSRDGTPSATLIELTAGAQLLVMGSRGLGGFASLLLGSNSRVCAAQSPCPVVVVPHTARLVTEEAAGRVPGADPGRDPGGAPAGERRIVLGLAPDETAEGVIEFAFAEARRRGAVLQVVSTHLVPLSSLTLVGSLVAERGGGYPPGTAGGEATETARELAENQRTRLQPYLTRSYPDVTVEAVVAPGDPTGRLVTASQRADLIVVGRHRRRLRANSLLMGSVSNAVLLHALCPVAVVPVRG, from the coding sequence ATGCAGACCAACTCGGCCGCCACCGCCCCGGCCCGCCCCGTCCTCGCCGCCGTGGACGGCTCGGAACACAGCCTGAGGACCCTGGACTGGGCCCTCGACACCGCCCGCTCGCGCGGGGCGGCGCTCCACGTGGCACACGTACGGCCCGAAGCCCCGCGGTTCCACGCCCACGGCGAGGCCCTCGTACCGCAGCCCGGCGGGGACGCCGATCCGGTCCTGGACGCGGTACGGGCGCGCCTGGCCGGGCGGGACGACCTGCCGCCGGTCACCTGCGTCTCCCGCGACGGAACCCCCTCCGCCACCCTGATCGAACTCACGGCGGGGGCGCAGCTCCTGGTCATGGGCTCGCGCGGCCTCGGCGGCTTCGCCAGCCTGCTGCTCGGCTCCAACAGCCGGGTCTGCGCGGCCCAGTCGCCCTGCCCGGTCGTGGTCGTCCCGCACACCGCGCGGCTCGTCACGGAGGAGGCCGCGGGGCGGGTCCCCGGCGCGGACCCCGGTCGGGACCCCGGCGGGGCCCCGGCCGGCGAGCGAAGGATCGTGCTGGGCCTGGCACCCGACGAGACCGCCGAGGGCGTCATCGAGTTCGCCTTCGCGGAGGCCCGCCGCCGAGGCGCGGTGCTCCAGGTCGTCTCCACGCACCTGGTCCCGCTGTCCTCGCTCACCCTCGTCGGCTCCCTGGTCGCCGAGCGCGGCGGCGGCTACCCGCCGGGCACGGCCGGCGGCGAGGCCACCGAAACGGCCCGGGAACTCGCCGAGAACCAGCGCACGCGCCTCCAGCCGTACCTGACGAGGAGCTACCCCGACGTCACGGTCGAAGCGGTGGTCGCCCCCGGCGACCCGACCGGCCGCCTGGTCACCGCCTCCCAGCGGGCCGACCTCATCGTCGTGGGCCGCCACCGCCGCCGCCTGCGGGCGAACTCCCTGCTGATGGGCTCGGTCTCCAACGCGGTACTGCTGCACGCCCTGTGCCCGGTGGCGGTGGTTCCCGTACGCGGCTAG